A single region of the Elizabethkingia sp. JS20170427COW genome encodes:
- a CDS encoding monovalent cation:proton antiporter-2 (CPA2) family protein yields the protein MSEELFITTLIYLGAAIIMVPLVRKLGFSSVIGYILGGIIIGPFVLKLTGNADDVMHATEFGVVMLLFIVGLELEPKKFWAMRKTIAGLGVSQMVITSAALYYLFIWAGWESKTAITIALCFALSSTAIVLQTLKEKNLFNTTSGEASFSILLLQDIAVIPILAFLPWLANPNAEQINESAMLINMLPNWIKPFSIFIGVGILIILGKYVFVPFLRYVSSSGMNELLTATSLFLVVGVSQLMILVGLSPALGAFLAGVMLANSEFRHELESNVDPFRGLLLAVFFVSVGSTINFHVIMEDPLFIFSTVAVVLIVKFAVLFGIGKVFKMSNEQNFLMSFGLSQVGEFAFVLVTFATKLFLIDHVMNSQMMAIVAITMCITPILLMVNEKFIDPYFNVKISDDRHENTGMIGENKIIIVGYGFFGSTVGRLLKVNGISATILDHDSDRVTLLRENGLKVFYGDATRNEILRVAGAETAEILVLCLDNPENNFQIIQLAKKHYPHLKIFVRARNRLDTYDFLNKGVDNIYRETLGTAVDMGVDILQAAGMRRYAARRIAHRFEVIDKLSTRRLAKERLKETPTFTIQEALEREAELLKDDNISFNDHDWIDIEG from the coding sequence GTGAGCGAAGAACTATTTATCACGACATTAATTTACCTAGGCGCAGCCATCATCATGGTGCCTTTGGTAAGAAAACTAGGCTTTAGCTCGGTAATTGGATACATCTTAGGAGGAATTATCATAGGCCCTTTTGTTTTAAAACTTACAGGGAATGCTGATGATGTTATGCATGCTACTGAATTTGGCGTGGTTATGCTTTTGTTTATCGTAGGGCTAGAACTAGAGCCTAAGAAATTTTGGGCCATGAGGAAAACCATTGCAGGACTAGGCGTTAGCCAAATGGTAATTACCTCTGCAGCCTTATACTACCTATTTATTTGGGCAGGATGGGAAAGTAAAACCGCTATTACGATAGCACTCTGTTTTGCTCTATCTTCCACGGCTATTGTTTTGCAAACATTAAAGGAAAAAAATCTTTTTAACACCACATCTGGAGAGGCTTCTTTTTCGATATTATTGCTTCAGGATATTGCTGTCATCCCCATTTTGGCTTTTCTCCCTTGGTTGGCTAATCCTAATGCAGAGCAAATCAATGAGTCGGCAATGCTTATTAACATGTTGCCCAATTGGATAAAACCTTTCTCTATCTTCATCGGTGTGGGGATACTTATTATTTTAGGAAAATATGTTTTTGTTCCCTTTCTGAGGTATGTTTCCTCTTCAGGGATGAATGAATTGCTAACGGCTACTTCTCTATTTCTCGTTGTTGGGGTTTCCCAATTAATGATATTGGTAGGGTTATCCCCAGCTTTGGGAGCTTTCCTTGCTGGAGTGATGCTTGCCAATTCGGAGTTTAGGCATGAATTGGAGAGCAATGTAGATCCCTTCCGAGGCTTACTATTGGCGGTATTTTTTGTGAGTGTTGGCTCTACCATCAACTTTCATGTGATCATGGAGGATCCTCTTTTTATCTTTAGCACCGTTGCGGTAGTCCTTATTGTAAAGTTTGCAGTACTCTTCGGAATTGGAAAAGTCTTTAAAATGAGTAATGAGCAAAATTTCCTGATGTCTTTCGGGCTTTCCCAAGTTGGAGAGTTTGCTTTTGTCTTGGTTACCTTTGCTACAAAACTATTCCTCATCGACCATGTTATGAACTCTCAGATGATGGCCATTGTTGCCATTACCATGTGTATTACTCCTATTTTACTGATGGTTAATGAAAAATTTATCGATCCTTATTTCAATGTTAAAATAAGCGATGATCGTCATGAAAACACAGGAATGATTGGTGAAAATAAAATAATTATTGTGGGGTATGGCTTTTTTGGAAGTACCGTGGGGAGACTGTTGAAAGTAAACGGAATTAGCGCTACCATCCTAGACCACGACTCGGATCGAGTAACCTTATTACGAGAAAATGGCTTGAAGGTTTTTTATGGAGATGCCACCCGCAATGAAATCCTAAGAGTGGCGGGTGCTGAAACTGCTGAAATATTAGTGCTATGCTTGGACAACCCTGAAAATAATTTTCAGATTATCCAACTGGCAAAAAAACATTATCCTCATCTGAAAATTTTTGTCCGTGCTCGAAATCGTTTAGACACTTATGACTTTCTAAATAAAGGAGTGGACAATATCTATCGAGAAACTCTTGGTACAGCAGTGGACATGGGCGTAGATATCCTACAGGCTGCCGGCATGAGAAGGTATGCTGCCCGAAGAATTGCTCATCGCTTTGAAGTGATTGACAAGCTCTCCACCCGACGATTGGCAAAAGAAAGACTAAAGGAAACACCTACTTTTACCATACAAGAGGCTTTGGAACGAGAAGCAGAACTCTTAAAAGACGATAACATTTCCTTTAATGACCACGACTGGATTGATATTGAGGGGTAA
- a CDS encoding NAD(P)H-dependent oxidoreductase encodes MNKTLVLFAHPYYEHSQTNARLIQAYQNCEHITFRDLYEDYPDFNIQAFKERKRMVVYDTLIFHFPLIWFGMPPLLKLWIDEVFDMKWIAENDIPNPLLGKKVHLVVTAGGSPHAFSDIGKYHYPLETFLAPLTQCIEISGMTLESSHFIYNADNLSYPELEEHYNTIKKLTLL; translated from the coding sequence TTGAACAAAACCCTTGTTTTATTTGCTCATCCTTATTATGAGCACTCCCAAACCAATGCCCGTTTAATACAGGCATATCAAAACTGCGAGCATATCACTTTCAGAGATTTGTATGAAGACTATCCTGATTTTAACATTCAGGCTTTTAAAGAACGCAAGAGAATGGTGGTGTACGACACCCTTATTTTCCATTTTCCGTTGATATGGTTTGGCATGCCTCCTTTATTAAAATTATGGATTGACGAGGTATTCGACATGAAATGGATTGCGGAAAACGACATTCCCAATCCTCTGTTAGGCAAAAAAGTACATCTCGTGGTAACTGCTGGAGGAAGCCCACATGCCTTTTCAGATATAGGGAAATACCACTATCCATTGGAAACCTTTCTAGCCCCCCTCACCCAGTGTATTGAAATCAGTGGAATGACTTTAGAAAGTTCTCACTTTATTTACAATGCTGACAACTTGAGTTACCCAGAATTAGAAGAGCATTATAACACTATTAAAAAACTAACACTACTGTGA
- the rplK gene encoding 50S ribosomal protein L11, translating into MAKKVFKMVKLQVKGGAANPSPPVGPALGSAGVNIMEFCKQFNGRTQDKPGQVLPVVITVYEDKSFEFVIKTPPAAIQLLEASKVKKGSGEPNRNKVGSVSWEQVQKIAEDKMADLNCFTIESAVTMVAGTARSMGIKVTGTNPFNA; encoded by the coding sequence ATGGCTAAGAAAGTCTTTAAAATGGTTAAACTTCAGGTGAAAGGAGGTGCAGCAAACCCTTCTCCACCAGTAGGACCTGCTTTAGGTTCTGCAGGGGTGAACATCATGGAGTTTTGTAAACAATTTAACGGAAGAACTCAAGATAAGCCAGGTCAAGTTTTACCTGTAGTAATTACAGTGTACGAAGACAAATCTTTTGAATTCGTAATTAAAACTCCTCCTGCTGCTATCCAACTTCTTGAAGCTTCTAAAGTTAAAAAAGGTTCAGGAGAGCCTAATAGAAACAAAGTAGGAAGCGTTTCTTGGGAACAAGTTCAGAAGATCGCTGAAGATAAAATGGCAGACCTTAACTGCTTTACTATCGAATCTGCTGTAACTATGGTTGCAGGTACTGCAAGATCTATGGGTATTAAAGTAACTGGGACTAATCCGTTTAACGCTTAA
- the rplA gene encoding 50S ribosomal protein L1 encodes MAKLTKKQKEAVSKIEKNKVYSLEEGAALVKEVNFAKFDASVDIAVRLGVDPRKANQMVRGVVSLPHGTGKDVKVLALVTPDKEAEAKAAGADYVGLDEYLDKIKSGWTDVDVIVTMPAVMGKLGPLGRILGPRGLMPNPKSGTVTMEVGKAVAEVKSGKIDFKVDKYGIIHAAIGKVSFDADKIKENAQELIQTLIKLKPTAAKGVYVKSIYLSTTMSPGVAIDSKSVN; translated from the coding sequence ATGGCAAAATTGACTAAAAAACAAAAGGAAGCGGTTAGCAAAATCGAAAAAAATAAAGTATATTCTTTAGAAGAAGGTGCTGCTTTAGTAAAAGAAGTAAACTTCGCTAAATTCGATGCTTCAGTAGATATCGCAGTAAGATTAGGAGTAGATCCAAGAAAAGCTAACCAAATGGTAAGAGGCGTTGTTTCTCTTCCTCACGGTACTGGTAAGGATGTTAAAGTTCTTGCTTTGGTAACTCCAGATAAAGAAGCAGAAGCTAAAGCTGCAGGTGCTGACTATGTAGGATTAGACGAGTACTTAGATAAAATTAAAAGCGGTTGGACTGATGTTGACGTTATCGTTACTATGCCAGCTGTTATGGGTAAATTAGGTCCATTAGGTCGTATCCTAGGCCCTAGAGGTTTGATGCCTAACCCTAAATCTGGTACTGTTACTATGGAAGTGGGTAAAGCGGTAGCAGAGGTGAAATCTGGTAAAATCGACTTTAAAGTTGATAAATACGGTATCATCCACGCAGCTATCGGTAAAGTATCTTTCGATGCGGATAAAATTAAAGAAAACGCTCAGGAGCTTATCCAAACGTTAATTAAGTTGAAACCAACTGCTGCTAAAGGAGTTTATGTGAAAAGTATCTACCTTTCTACTACAATGAGCCCTGGTGTTGCAATTGATTCTAAATCTGTAAACTAA
- the rplJ gene encoding 50S ribosomal protein L10, with amino-acid sequence MTKQEKLVVIEEIKGLLQDAKAIYVADLEGLNASQTSDFRRQAFKNNVTLKVVKNTLLQKAMEQTEGVDFSEMFPTFKGNSVLMIADTANAPAKLIKNFRKAAAIPALKSAYLQETFYLGDENLETLSNIKSREEMIGEIIGLLQSPIQRVISALQNKPETAEAATQEAPAESTDAPEASAE; translated from the coding sequence ATGACTAAACAAGAAAAATTAGTAGTAATAGAAGAGATCAAAGGATTACTACAAGATGCTAAAGCTATCTATGTGGCTGATCTTGAAGGGTTAAACGCTTCTCAAACTTCAGATTTTAGAAGACAAGCTTTCAAAAATAACGTTACTTTAAAAGTTGTTAAAAATACTTTGCTTCAAAAAGCAATGGAACAAACTGAAGGGGTTGACTTTTCTGAAATGTTCCCTACTTTCAAAGGTAACTCTGTATTGATGATTGCTGATACAGCTAACGCTCCTGCGAAATTAATTAAAAACTTTAGAAAAGCAGCAGCTATCCCAGCTCTTAAATCTGCTTATCTACAAGAAACGTTCTACCTAGGAGACGAAAACTTAGAAACTCTATCTAACATCAAGTCTAGAGAGGAAATGATCGGAGAAATCATCGGATTACTTCAATCTCCAATCCAAAGAGTTATTTCTGCTCTTCAAAATAAACCAGAAACTGCTGAGGCTGCTACTCAAGAAGCTCCAGCTGAAAGCACTGATGCTCCAGAAGCTAGTGCTGAATAA
- the rplL gene encoding 50S ribosomal protein L7/L12, with product MSDLKNLAETLVNLTVKDVNELAAILKDEYGIEPAAAAVVVAGGAAGEAAEEKTEFDVILKSAGASKLAVVKLVKDLTGAGLKEAKDIVDGAPSTIKEGVAKDEAEALKKQLEEAGAEVEIK from the coding sequence ATGTCAGATTTAAAAAATTTAGCTGAAACGCTAGTAAACCTAACTGTAAAAGACGTAAATGAATTAGCTGCTATCCTTAAAGATGAGTACGGAATCGAGCCTGCTGCTGCTGCTGTAGTAGTTGCTGGTGGTGCTGCTGGTGAAGCTGCAGAAGAAAAAACTGAATTCGACGTAATTCTTAAGTCTGCAGGTGCTTCTAAATTAGCTGTTGTTAAATTAGTAAAAGATTTAACTGGTGCTGGTCTTAAAGAAGCTAAAGATATCGTTGATGGTGCTCCTTCTACTATCAAAGAAGGTGTTGCTAAAGATGAAGCTGAAGCTCTTAAAAAACAACTTGAAGAAGCTGGTGCTGAAGTTGAAATTAAATAA
- the aroC gene encoding chorismate synthase, translating into MSNQLGNLLTLNTFGESHGLAYGGIITNFPAGLEVNMEAIQHELDRRKPGQSAIVTQRKESDTVKFLSGIFEGKTTGTPIGFIIENENQKSKDYDHLAQAYRPSHADYTYDQKFGFRDHRGGGKSSARETINWVAAGALAKQLLPSVEIKAYVSSVGNIFCEKEYHELDLTKINDTIVRCPDADTAEAMIAKIKEIKKQGNTIGGTITCVIKNVPVGLGEPIFGKLQAELAKAMLNINACKGFEYGSGFEGAKMLGSEHNDLFNPDGTTQTNRSGGIQGGISNGMDIYFKIAFKPVATILRPQESINKEGELVTVEGKGRHDPCVLPRAIPVVEALSAFVLADMMLLNKTRKL; encoded by the coding sequence ATGTCAAATCAATTAGGAAATTTACTTACTCTTAATACCTTCGGAGAAAGCCACGGATTGGCTTATGGAGGAATTATTACCAACTTCCCAGCGGGATTGGAAGTTAATATGGAAGCTATTCAACATGAATTAGATAGAAGAAAGCCCGGACAGTCTGCAATTGTTACCCAACGTAAGGAGAGTGATACCGTAAAGTTTCTTTCAGGAATTTTTGAAGGAAAAACTACAGGGACTCCTATCGGATTTATCATCGAGAATGAAAATCAAAAATCTAAAGATTACGATCACCTAGCACAAGCATATCGCCCTTCTCATGCGGATTATACCTATGATCAAAAATTTGGCTTTAGAGACCACCGAGGTGGAGGGAAATCTTCAGCAAGGGAAACCATCAACTGGGTAGCCGCAGGGGCATTGGCTAAACAACTTCTCCCTTCGGTGGAGATTAAGGCTTATGTATCTTCTGTAGGAAATATCTTTTGTGAAAAGGAATATCATGAACTGGATCTTACCAAGATAAACGATACTATAGTGAGATGCCCAGATGCAGATACTGCAGAAGCAATGATTGCTAAGATTAAAGAAATTAAAAAACAAGGAAATACAATAGGAGGTACAATTACTTGTGTTATTAAAAATGTACCTGTTGGACTGGGAGAGCCTATTTTTGGAAAGTTACAAGCAGAATTAGCAAAAGCAATGCTGAATATTAATGCTTGTAAAGGTTTTGAATACGGTTCAGGTTTTGAAGGTGCAAAAATGTTAGGCAGCGAGCATAACGATTTGTTTAATCCAGATGGAACTACCCAAACCAATCGCTCGGGAGGAATCCAAGGCGGGATTTCCAACGGAATGGATATTTATTTTAAAATAGCCTTTAAACCTGTAGCAACAATCCTTCGCCCTCAAGAAAGTATTAATAAAGAAGGAGAGTTGGTAACCGTGGAAGGAAAAGGACGCCATGATCCTTGCGTGCTTCCTCGTGCCATTCCTGTAGTAGAGGCTTTATCTGCTTTTGTATTGGCAGATATGATGTTATTAAACAAAACAAGAAAATTATAA
- a CDS encoding thioredoxin family protein, translating to MEIKKFWDEGVSYEQYLINAQQSLDNPKNEEEKEKAEYYQLGLQRMKRMTERYTPDAEQLEQLKQKNFKGKVLIIAEAWCGDASQAIPVLAEFFKEQGVRITYRDQEPSLIDDFLTNGAKSIPVVILLDENFKVINTWGARPRYGKELLAKFKADPEVYPREQFYNDLQKYYAKNKGYDTIEEILALL from the coding sequence ATGGAGATTAAAAAGTTTTGGGACGAAGGCGTTAGTTATGAACAGTACCTTATTAACGCACAGCAATCTTTGGATAACCCTAAAAATGAAGAGGAAAAAGAAAAAGCAGAATATTATCAATTAGGCTTACAGAGAATGAAAAGGATGACGGAGCGTTATACTCCTGATGCCGAACAGCTAGAACAATTAAAACAAAAAAATTTTAAAGGTAAAGTTTTGATTATTGCAGAAGCATGGTGTGGAGATGCCAGCCAAGCCATTCCTGTATTAGCGGAATTTTTTAAAGAGCAAGGGGTAAGGATTACCTACAGAGATCAAGAGCCTTCTCTTATTGATGATTTTCTAACCAATGGGGCTAAATCAATTCCTGTAGTGATTTTGTTGGATGAAAATTTCAAGGTAATCAATACCTGGGGAGCTCGCCCTCGATATGGAAAAGAGCTTTTAGCAAAATTCAAAGCAGATCCCGAAGTGTATCCAAGAGAACAGTTTTATAATGATCTTCAAAAGTATTATGCAAAAAATAAAGGCTATGATACTATTGAAGAAATTTTAGCCTTACTATAA
- a CDS encoding TlpA disulfide reductase family protein, with translation MKKSNIWIFALIAIALVAILAPSLRDFFKDQVDMKATVDRVEDSTNFSDQEYNVELRGMNVPDANLKDFRDKTLFLNFWGTWCPPCREEWPTIQKLYDQKKGNMNFVLIAMQDKEDAVKKFLEENHYNVPVYIASSPLPDRFLVTIFPTTFVVDPSGKILKKEEGTLDWSSPEVLKFLEGHLK, from the coding sequence ATGAAAAAATCTAATATCTGGATTTTCGCTCTTATTGCAATTGCATTGGTAGCCATATTGGCGCCTAGCCTTAGAGATTTTTTTAAAGATCAGGTGGACATGAAGGCTACTGTGGACAGAGTAGAAGATTCAACTAACTTTTCAGACCAAGAGTATAATGTAGAGCTAAGGGGAATGAATGTTCCCGATGCTAATCTTAAAGATTTTAGAGATAAAACCTTATTTCTTAATTTTTGGGGAACTTGGTGCCCACCTTGTCGTGAGGAGTGGCCTACCATCCAAAAGCTTTATGATCAGAAAAAAGGAAATATGAATTTTGTGCTCATCGCTATGCAAGATAAAGAAGATGCAGTGAAGAAGTTTTTAGAAGAAAATCATTACAATGTTCCAGTATATATAGCAAGTAGCCCTCTTCCAGATAGGTTTTTGGTAACTATTTTTCCAACTACTTTCGTAGTAGACCCATCGGGAAAAATTCTAAAAAAAGAAGAAGGTACTTTGGATTGGAGTTCACCTGAAGTATTGAAATTTTTAGAAGGTCATTTAAAATGA
- a CDS encoding YkvA family protein, producing MAKKSEIIKEVFRHKGLIQKLPDVYRMLKAIANRSYKPEIKGFILPAFALLYAISPIDVIPDWIPLVGAMDDLAVLAIAIPALMKEVEKFLIWEEEQKNKTLIEE from the coding sequence ATGGCAAAGAAATCAGAAATTATAAAAGAAGTTTTTAGACACAAAGGACTTATACAAAAGCTTCCCGATGTGTACAGAATGCTAAAGGCTATTGCAAATAGAAGCTATAAACCCGAAATAAAAGGATTTATACTTCCCGCATTTGCATTGTTGTATGCCATTTCTCCTATTGATGTTATCCCAGATTGGATTCCCCTAGTAGGAGCAATGGACGATTTGGCAGTATTGGCTATTGCCATCCCCGCTCTTATGAAAGAAGTAGAAAAATTCTTAATATGGGAAGAGGAACAGAAAAATAAAACTTTGATAGAAGAATAG
- the miaA gene encoding tRNA (adenosine(37)-N6)-dimethylallyltransferase MiaA, whose amino-acid sequence MKAEKLLISVVGPTGIGKTKLAIEIAQHLHTEIISCDARQFFKEMPIGTAMPDEEELAAAPHHFIANLSILDEYSIGKYEKDALQKLEDLFTKYNTIVMVGGSGMYEKAVTEGLDKLPEANPENISYLENIMETEGIGKLQEMLKNSDSEYYEKADIENPRRLLRALDIFLQTQKPYSTFLNQSKGERNFKVIRIGIEAPREVLYDRINRRVDIMMEKGLLEEAKSLYPERNRTALQTVGYTELFKYFDGEWTLDFAVEEIKKNSRRYAKRQLTWNRKIEDIHYLTLGYSEQEIVSLLEELKIIE is encoded by the coding sequence ATGAAAGCAGAAAAACTTTTAATTTCAGTGGTAGGACCTACTGGAATAGGAAAGACGAAACTAGCAATTGAAATTGCTCAACATTTACATACCGAGATTATTTCTTGCGATGCTCGACAGTTTTTTAAAGAAATGCCTATTGGTACTGCTATGCCAGATGAAGAAGAGTTGGCTGCTGCTCCTCACCATTTTATTGCCAATCTTAGTATTTTGGATGAATATTCCATAGGGAAGTATGAGAAGGATGCTTTGCAAAAGCTGGAAGACCTTTTCACAAAATACAATACAATAGTAATGGTAGGAGGCTCTGGGATGTACGAAAAAGCAGTTACCGAAGGCTTGGATAAGCTCCCAGAAGCGAACCCTGAAAACATCAGCTATTTGGAAAATATTATGGAAACCGAAGGGATAGGAAAGCTTCAAGAGATGCTGAAAAATTCGGATTCAGAATATTATGAAAAAGCAGATATCGAGAACCCTAGGCGTCTGCTGAGGGCTTTGGATATTTTTTTACAAACCCAAAAGCCCTATAGTACTTTTCTTAATCAATCTAAAGGAGAGAGAAATTTTAAAGTTATCAGAATAGGAATTGAGGCTCCACGAGAGGTTTTGTATGATAGAATCAACAGGAGAGTAGATATCATGATGGAAAAAGGCCTGCTAGAAGAAGCTAAATCTTTATATCCTGAAAGAAATAGAACTGCACTACAAACCGTAGGATACACTGAGCTTTTTAAATATTTTGATGGAGAGTGGACTTTAGATTTTGCGGTTGAAGAAATTAAAAAAAATAGCAGAAGATACGCTAAAAGACAACTAACATGGAACCGAAAAATTGAAGATATCCATTATCTTACATTAGGATATTCGGAACAAGAAATTGTATCTTTGTTAGAAGAACTTAAGATAATAGAATAA
- a CDS encoding thioredoxin family protein, with the protein MAATTSNMLALGTKAPFFELENPLSEQNENLENLKGEKGTLVVFMSNHCPFVQHIIDKLVELHEDYSQEGIEIIGINSNSVEVSPEDSPEKMLDFIKERNISFPYLYDESQVVAKAYQAACTPDFYLFDDKLDLVYRGQLDDSRPGNHKEVTGEDMIIAFENLLAGQPQEELQLPSMGCSIKWKA; encoded by the coding sequence ATGGCAGCAACAACTTCTAATATGCTAGCTTTAGGAACTAAGGCTCCTTTTTTTGAATTGGAAAATCCACTTTCTGAGCAGAATGAAAATTTAGAAAATCTAAAAGGTGAAAAAGGAACTTTAGTGGTTTTTATGAGCAACCACTGTCCTTTTGTACAACATATCATTGATAAATTGGTAGAGTTACATGAAGACTATAGTCAAGAAGGGATAGAGATTATTGGGATTAACTCTAACTCCGTGGAAGTTTCTCCTGAAGATTCTCCTGAGAAAATGTTGGATTTTATCAAAGAAAGAAATATTTCCTTCCCTTATCTTTATGATGAGAGCCAAGTGGTAGCAAAAGCTTATCAAGCTGCGTGTACTCCTGATTTTTATCTTTTCGATGATAAGTTAGATTTAGTGTACAGAGGTCAGCTAGATGATTCCAGACCAGGAAATCACAAAGAGGTAACAGGAGAGGACATGATTATCGCTTTTGAAAATCTCCTTGCCGGACAACCACAAGAGGAATTGCAACTCCCAAGCATGGGCTGCAGTATCAAGTGGAAAGCTTAA